The Methanoculleus thermophilus genome includes a window with the following:
- the ileS gene encoding isoleucine--tRNA ligase, whose protein sequence is MKEVTSSYNPRELETEVQDYWKRENIYARVQALRKDGKAFFFVDGPPYTTGHIHLGTAWNKIIKDSILRYHRMQGRNIIERAGYDMHGLPIEVKVEHQLGFTSKKDIEEYGIAEFIEQCRSFALTHMAIMSEQFRRLGIWLDFDNPYQTIDPGYIESAWWAVKRADERGLLERGYRVVNWCPRCETAIADSEVEYWDETDPSIFVKFPIVGRENEYLVIWTTTPWTLPANVAVAVNAEFTYARVRAKKDDKEEILWIAEKLVESVLKMGRYQDYTVLETASGSDLIGMEYASPLAGQVPHQAEIRHRVVEADYVALENTGLVHIAPGHGWDDYLVGIREGLEIFCPVDAGGCFTPAAGTTFEDMYVRDANDFIIEALGDYLLARQTITHRYGHCWRCKTPIIYRATAQWFVKATEIRDQMLEEIAKVKWYPEWAGSARFHDFVKESRDWCISRQRYWGIPIPIWHCEKCDRYTVVGTIKELEELSGAKIADPHRPYVDTVTIPCSCGGVMRRVTDIFDVWFDSAVASWATLGFPQEREAFDRYWPADFITEGQDQTRGWFYSQLGASTVAFGRAPYKSVLMHGFALDAEGRKMSKSLGNVVTPEEVMNQFGVDVLRLYVLWANAPWDDLKFNWEGVKTIHRTLNILWNVYRFPLPYMILDSFQPASREDGRWDDTYVQEKISEMPQEDRWILSRVNTLIRTVADDMREYNLHKVTRALTTFILEDLSRWYVQLVRPRMWLEEDSPEKRYAYETSYYVLRRLTAILAPFVPHITEEIYSNLRLSGDPESVHMLDWPKADDLLIDPDLEADMEIIRSFDDAVATARQAGKRKLRWPIDEAVVVTESNDVKTALEDLNALALNRANARKVRVVTGRWERILWKAEPVMRAIGPEFGKEGPKVKSLIEGADGTALKTAIDREGEAKLDGYTISARHVAFTEALPEGVFAAPMKDATVYVDITLTPELEAEGYAREVIRRIQEMRRQLNLNVNEFIVATVEVGDERVASLLGEEVWKKEIAGEVRAAALTIRHADGEKPKEAFALEKDWDVEGVQMQMGISRAGE, encoded by the coding sequence GTGAAAGAGGTCACCAGCAGTTACAACCCGCGTGAACTTGAGACAGAGGTCCAGGATTACTGGAAGCGGGAGAATATTTATGCACGCGTCCAGGCGCTGCGCAAGGATGGAAAAGCATTCTTTTTCGTCGACGGGCCGCCGTATACCACCGGCCACATCCACCTCGGCACCGCCTGGAACAAGATCATCAAAGACTCCATCCTCCGCTACCACCGGATGCAGGGCAGAAATATCATCGAGCGGGCCGGCTATGACATGCACGGCCTGCCTATCGAGGTGAAGGTCGAGCACCAGCTCGGGTTCACTTCAAAGAAGGACATCGAGGAATACGGCATCGCAGAATTCATCGAACAGTGTCGATCGTTCGCCCTGACGCACATGGCGATCATGAGCGAGCAGTTCCGGCGGCTCGGCATCTGGCTCGACTTCGACAACCCCTACCAGACCATTGATCCAGGATACATCGAGTCCGCATGGTGGGCGGTCAAGCGGGCCGACGAACGCGGCCTGCTCGAGCGCGGCTACCGGGTCGTGAACTGGTGCCCCCGATGCGAGACGGCGATCGCCGACTCGGAGGTTGAGTATTGGGACGAGACCGATCCTTCCATCTTCGTAAAATTCCCGATCGTCGGGCGCGAGAACGAGTACCTGGTGATCTGGACGACAACACCCTGGACCCTTCCAGCCAACGTGGCGGTAGCGGTCAACGCAGAGTTTACGTATGCGCGGGTGCGGGCAAAGAAGGACGATAAAGAAGAGATCCTCTGGATTGCCGAGAAACTCGTTGAATCGGTCCTGAAGATGGGCCGGTACCAGGACTATACAGTCCTAGAGACGGCGAGCGGGAGCGATCTTATCGGGATGGAGTACGCATCGCCGCTCGCCGGCCAGGTGCCGCATCAGGCAGAGATCCGGCACCGGGTCGTCGAGGCAGACTATGTCGCACTCGAGAACACCGGTCTCGTCCACATTGCACCGGGGCACGGGTGGGATGACTACCTGGTCGGCATCCGGGAAGGGCTTGAGATCTTCTGTCCGGTTGACGCCGGCGGATGCTTCACGCCGGCAGCCGGGACGACGTTTGAGGATATGTACGTCCGGGACGCAAACGACTTCATCATTGAGGCGCTCGGCGATTACCTCCTCGCTCGACAGACGATCACCCACCGCTACGGTCACTGCTGGCGGTGCAAGACCCCCATCATCTACCGGGCAACGGCGCAGTGGTTCGTGAAGGCCACCGAGATCCGCGACCAGATGCTTGAGGAGATCGCAAAGGTGAAGTGGTACCCGGAGTGGGCGGGAAGCGCCCGGTTCCACGACTTCGTCAAAGAGTCACGCGACTGGTGCATCTCCCGGCAGCGCTACTGGGGCATCCCCATCCCCATCTGGCACTGCGAGAAGTGTGACAGATACACCGTCGTCGGCACCATCAAGGAACTCGAGGAGTTGTCGGGGGCAAAGATTGCCGACCCCCACCGTCCCTACGTAGACACCGTCACCATCCCGTGCTCCTGCGGCGGGGTGATGCGCCGGGTGACCGATATCTTCGATGTCTGGTTCGACTCGGCGGTCGCCTCCTGGGCAACCCTTGGGTTCCCCCAGGAGCGCGAGGCCTTCGACCGCTACTGGCCGGCGGACTTCATCACCGAGGGGCAGGACCAGACCCGGGGCTGGTTTTACTCCCAGCTCGGGGCGAGCACCGTGGCGTTCGGCCGGGCCCCCTACAAGAGCGTTCTGATGCACGGGTTCGCGCTCGATGCCGAAGGGCGCAAGATGAGCAAGAGCCTCGGAAACGTCGTAACACCCGAAGAAGTGATGAACCAGTTCGGCGTTGACGTTCTGCGGCTCTACGTCCTCTGGGCGAACGCTCCCTGGGACGACCTGAAGTTCAACTGGGAGGGTGTGAAGACCATTCACCGGACGCTCAACATCCTCTGGAACGTCTACCGGTTCCCGCTCCCATATATGATCCTTGACTCGTTCCAACCTGCATCCAGAGAGGACGGCCGGTGGGACGATACCTATGTCCAAGAAAAGATCAGCGAGATGCCGCAGGAGGACCGCTGGATTCTCTCCCGGGTGAACACGCTCATCCGGACTGTGGCCGATGATATGCGCGAGTACAACCTCCACAAAGTGACGCGGGCACTCACGACCTTCATCCTCGAGGACCTCTCCCGCTGGTACGTGCAGCTCGTCCGGCCGAGGATGTGGCTTGAGGAGGACTCACCGGAGAAGAGGTATGCCTACGAGACCTCGTACTATGTCCTGCGCCGTCTGACCGCGATCCTTGCACCGTTCGTCCCCCATATCACCGAAGAGATCTACAGTAACCTCCGCCTTTCCGGGGATCCGGAGAGCGTCCATATGCTCGATTGGCCAAAGGCGGACGACCTCCTGATCGATCCGGATCTTGAAGCGGATATGGAGATCATCCGGTCGTTTGACGATGCAGTCGCCACCGCACGGCAGGCGGGAAAAAGGAAACTCCGCTGGCCGATCGATGAGGCCGTGGTGGTCACCGAGAGCAACGACGTGAAGACGGCCCTTGAGGACTTAAACGCCCTTGCCTTAAACCGGGCGAACGCCAGGAAGGTCAGGGTCGTTACCGGGAGATGGGAGCGGATCTTGTGGAAGGCAGAACCGGTTATGCGGGCTATCGGCCCGGAGTTCGGAAAAGAAGGGCCGAAGGTCAAGAGCCTGATTGAGGGTGCCGACGGCACCGCCCTGAAGACCGCGATCGATCGGGAGGGAGAGGCAAAACTCGACGGCTACACGATCTCCGCACGCCATGTCGCCTTCACCGAAGCCCTTCCGGAGGGGGTCTTTGCAGCTCCCATGAAGGACGCGACGGTCTACGTGGACATCACCCTCACGCCGGAACTCGAGGCAGAGGGCTACGCCCGCGAGGTGATCCGGCGGATCCAGGAGATGCGCCGCCAGTTGAACCTGAACGTCAACGAATTCATCGTCGCGACTGTGGAGGTCGGCGACGAGCGAGTAGCCTCCCTCCTCGGGGAAGAGGTGTGGAAGAAGGAGATTGCCGGCGAAGTGCGGGCAGCAGCCCTCACCATCCGGCATGCTGACGGGGAGAAGCCCAAAGAGGCTTTTGCCCTCGAGAAGGACTGGGATGTGGAAGGCGTGCAGATGCAGATGGGCATCTCACGCGCCGGTGAGTGA
- a CDS encoding TIGR00725 family protein, with translation MQIAVIGRGDCSDEEYDMARSVGRLIAEAAGTVCCGGLGGVMEAVSRGAREAGGTTVGILPDTGDGNPYLDVIIRTGMGHARNVILVQSADAVIAVGGGYGTLSEIAVALKIGKPVYGLSTWKIDGVRACATPEEAVSLAVRAGRPSRPSRSPQGRGGPS, from the coding sequence ATGCAGATCGCAGTCATCGGGAGGGGGGACTGCTCCGACGAAGAATACGATATGGCGAGATCGGTCGGCCGCCTCATCGCCGAGGCGGCCGGGACCGTCTGCTGCGGCGGCCTCGGCGGGGTGATGGAGGCCGTCTCGCGGGGCGCACGGGAGGCCGGCGGGACGACCGTAGGCATCCTCCCGGACACCGGGGACGGAAATCCGTATCTGGATGTGATCATCCGCACCGGTATGGGTCATGCGCGAAACGTCATTCTCGTCCAGTCGGCTGACGCAGTCATCGCCGTCGGTGGAGGTTACGGCACGCTCTCGGAGATTGCCGTCGCACTCAAGATCGGAAAGCCCGTCTACGGCCTCTCGACCTGGAAAATAGATGGTGTGAGGGCCTGCGCCACGCCAGAGGAGGCGGTCAGCCTCGCAGTCCGCGCAGGACGCCCGTCTCGTCCGTCTCGTAGCCCCCAAGGTCGCGGAGGACCTTCTTGA
- a CDS encoding protein translocase SEC61 complex subunit gamma, giving the protein MMDYKEKFNEVKSIKIEEELFKKYWRVLKLARTPTRDEFSKIAIVAAAGIMLIGLVGFIIYEIMLVMPK; this is encoded by the coding sequence ATGATGGACTATAAGGAAAAATTCAACGAAGTAAAATCGATCAAGATCGAAGAGGAACTCTTCAAGAAGTACTGGCGCGTGCTGAAGCTTGCACGAACGCCGACCCGCGATGAGTTCTCCAAGATTGCGATCGTGGCGGCGGCCGGGATCATGCTCATCGGTCTTGTCGGCTTTATCATATACGAGATTATGCTGGTAATGCCCAAATGA
- a CDS encoding D-aminoacyl-tRNA deacylase: MRIALINSKQDIAGVNIRDNLRTLLREGGPWPLADHELAFHEIDGRLIYQDRIDETIDADLIIFISRHSSVHPTPALTVHVTGNYETADLGGEPGMLAPAAPAWMHAVLQNLAARAPEGYRVSYEVTHHGPTALAIPSFFVEIGSTAAEWADPMAGRAVAESILSAAPLETINLLGFGGTHYAVRQTEIALSSRGAFGHIVPTRQIGAINPESIRRMQEASSAVAAYVDRKSLSSDEAGRIERLLDATNLPILSESEIIEASRLEWATYLAVRALAKDLAPGSRIHIHNLTGRGNPVPVPVIQELVEETVKSNKVEFLESLDKLKVAHISKGSKEVISTFIGFENESSQLARDITTLCVKLLLICEDAAIDGDHLVLRKVRFDPEKARRHGIPRGSLFAKLANGEAVEIGGRTITPDAVQTTSVKRIHIPGLEGYI; this comes from the coding sequence ATGCGGATCGCGCTGATTAACTCAAAACAGGACATTGCCGGGGTAAACATCCGTGACAACCTTCGAACTCTGCTAAGGGAGGGCGGTCCATGGCCGCTTGCAGATCACGAGCTCGCGTTCCACGAGATAGATGGGCGGCTGATCTATCAGGACCGGATCGACGAGACGATCGATGCAGACCTTATCATCTTCATCTCCCGGCACTCGAGTGTGCACCCGACTCCTGCTCTGACCGTGCACGTGACCGGCAACTACGAGACCGCCGACCTTGGAGGGGAGCCCGGGATGCTCGCGCCGGCAGCCCCCGCCTGGATGCATGCCGTCCTGCAAAACCTTGCCGCCAGGGCCCCGGAGGGCTACCGTGTCTCCTATGAGGTGACGCACCACGGCCCGACGGCGCTCGCGATACCGTCGTTCTTCGTCGAGATCGGCTCCACTGCCGCCGAGTGGGCCGATCCAATGGCCGGGAGAGCGGTTGCGGAGAGCATCCTCTCTGCGGCGCCCCTTGAGACGATCAACCTCCTCGGCTTTGGCGGGACCCACTACGCTGTGCGGCAGACGGAGATTGCCCTCTCCTCCCGGGGTGCTTTCGGTCATATTGTACCTACCCGTCAGATCGGTGCCATCAACCCCGAGAGCATCCGGAGGATGCAAGAGGCGAGTTCTGCTGTCGCTGCTTACGTCGACAGGAAATCACTTTCATCCGATGAGGCCGGGCGAATTGAACGGTTGCTCGACGCGACCAACCTGCCCATCCTTTCTGAGTCGGAGATCATCGAGGCCTCTCGCCTTGAATGGGCCACCTATCTTGCAGTACGCGCTCTCGCCAAAGATCTCGCCCCCGGATCACGCATTCATATCCATAATCTTACTGGACGGGGAAACCCTGTTCCGGTCCCCGTAATCCAGGAATTAGTTGAAGAAACCGTAAAATCCAATAAGGTTGAATTTCTTGAATCCCTTGACAAATTAAAGGTGGCTCATATCTCAAAAGGATCAAAAGAGGTCATATCAACGTTTATCGGCTTTGAAAATGAGTCCTCTCAACTCGCAAGGGATATAACTACCCTCTGCGTAAAACTCTTACTTATCTGTGAAGACGCTGCTATCGACGGTGATCACCTTGTCCTTCGGAAGGTGCGGTTCGATCCTGAAAAGGCGCGTAGACATGGGATCCCAAGAGGATCACTCTTTGCCAAGCTTGCCAACGGGGAAGCGGTTGAGATCGGGGGGCGAACGATCACACCTGATGCAGTGCAGACAACCAGCGTGAAGCGGATACATATTCCGGGATTGGAGGGGTATATATGA
- a CDS encoding molybdopterin biosynthesis protein → MVKRYLSVISLDEARALVARSFPGVPGIVKIPVNTGAVGRITAEPIFARFSVPAIHISAMDGIAVRSADTLGASEQRPVTLPDAARVNTGNIIPPGYDAVVMIEDVWVEAKSGDGETYTIRKPVSPWQHIRPVGEDIGESEMILPRGHRIRPHDLGALASYGVTEIPVIHLRAGLIPTGSELVPVGEMPPPGKVVESNTLMAAAILSEAGVETHRYPIVPDDYNQIRDAVRRGVAENDILLVSAGSSAGTRDYTADIIRDLGEVLAHGVAIKPGKPVIIGRIEGKPVIGLPGYPLAAATVLREIVLPLISRYGLSTPRPERVDARLTTSLHSDIGTDEFVLLSVGRLGERWVAVPQSRGAGVQMSAVRANGYMQIPAQKEGAEAGETVSVRLTVPRAEAEEAVLITGSHDPALDYLADLVRPRGVDIHSTHVGSMGGVIALKKEECHAAPMHLLAPDGTYNTYYLDRYMPGADLALLCVAKRQQGVISRDGLTFDDLPGRTFINRQKGSGTRMLLDRHLAERGIDPASIPGYDREVTTHLAVALAVKTGEADAGMGVYSAAKALGLEFVPVATERYELVMHRAMLDDPRIATLIETVSSEAFKKVLRDLGGYETDETGVLRGLRG, encoded by the coding sequence GTGGTGAAGCGTTACCTCTCGGTCATATCGCTTGACGAAGCGCGTGCGCTCGTGGCTCGCTCGTTCCCGGGAGTTCCCGGGATCGTCAAAATCCCGGTAAACACCGGGGCGGTGGGGAGGATCACCGCAGAGCCTATATTTGCCCGGTTCTCGGTTCCGGCCATTCACATCTCGGCGATGGACGGGATTGCGGTCAGGAGCGCAGATACACTCGGAGCGAGCGAGCAGCGGCCCGTAACCCTCCCGGATGCAGCGAGGGTCAATACAGGGAATATCATCCCGCCCGGTTACGATGCCGTGGTGATGATCGAGGATGTCTGGGTCGAGGCGAAGTCCGGCGACGGAGAAACGTATACCATCAGAAAACCGGTCAGCCCCTGGCAGCATATCCGGCCGGTCGGTGAGGATATCGGCGAGTCGGAGATGATCCTCCCAAGAGGCCACCGGATCCGGCCGCATGATCTGGGTGCGCTTGCAAGTTACGGGGTTACGGAGATCCCGGTCATACATCTCCGGGCAGGACTGATCCCCACCGGGAGTGAACTTGTGCCGGTCGGTGAGATGCCGCCGCCCGGGAAGGTGGTGGAGAGCAACACCCTGATGGCCGCGGCGATCCTTTCGGAAGCGGGTGTGGAGACGCACCGCTACCCCATCGTCCCGGACGACTACAACCAGATCCGGGACGCCGTCAGGCGGGGTGTCGCAGAGAACGATATCCTGCTCGTCTCGGCCGGTTCATCCGCCGGGACACGCGACTACACCGCCGATATCATTCGCGATCTTGGTGAGGTTCTGGCGCACGGGGTTGCCATCAAACCAGGAAAGCCCGTGATCATCGGTAGAATTGAGGGAAAACCGGTGATCGGTCTTCCCGGCTACCCCCTTGCCGCTGCAACCGTGCTTCGCGAGATCGTCCTGCCGCTGATTTCACGCTACGGCCTTTCCACCCCACGGCCCGAGCGGGTCGATGCCAGACTGACCACGAGCCTTCACTCGGATATCGGCACCGACGAGTTCGTCCTCCTCTCGGTGGGAAGGCTCGGCGAGCGCTGGGTGGCGGTGCCGCAGTCACGGGGCGCCGGCGTCCAGATGAGCGCGGTTCGCGCGAACGGCTACATGCAGATCCCGGCGCAGAAGGAAGGCGCCGAGGCGGGAGAGACCGTTAGCGTCCGGCTTACCGTCCCCCGTGCGGAGGCCGAAGAGGCGGTGCTCATCACCGGGAGCCACGATCCGGCTCTCGACTACCTGGCCGACCTGGTGCGGCCTCGCGGCGTCGATATCCATTCCACCCATGTAGGGAGCATGGGCGGGGTGATTGCGCTAAAAAAAGAGGAGTGTCACGCGGCCCCGATGCACCTCCTCGCTCCCGACGGCACCTACAACACCTACTACCTGGATCGCTACATGCCGGGCGCGGACCTTGCCCTCCTCTGCGTTGCAAAGCGGCAGCAGGGGGTCATCTCCCGCGACGGGTTGACCTTTGACGACCTACCCGGCCGGACGTTCATCAACCGGCAGAAGGGATCCGGGACCCGGATGCTCCTCGACCGCCACCTCGCAGAACGCGGGATCGATCCGGCATCCATTCCCGGCTACGACCGCGAAGTGACGACGCACCTTGCGGTGGCGCTCGCTGTCAAGACCGGTGAGGCGGATGCCGGGATGGGGGTCTACAGCGCCGCAAAGGCGCTTGGTCTCGAGTTCGTCCCGGTGGCGACAGAGCGCTACGAGCTCGTGATGCACCGCGCGATGCTCGATGACCCGAGGATTGCAACGCTCATCGAGACGGTCTCCTCAGAAGCGTTCAAGAAGGTCCTCCGCGACCTTGGGGGCTACGAGACGGACGAGACGGGCGTCCTGCGCGGACTGCGAGGCTGA
- the ftsZ gene encoding cell division protein FtsZ, producing the protein MKSIVEEALSRAREEQRFVEPTEVDKELEDVLMELRTEIAVVGCGGGGSNTVTRMAEEGINGARLIALNTDAQHLIRTRADTRILIGRQRTRGLGAGSIPQVGEEAALENEDDIKRAVEGCDMVFITTGLGGGTGTGSAPVVAKAAREEGALTIAVVTLPFTAEGAIRAQNAEAGLERLREVADTVIVVPNDRLLEVVPRLPLHAAFKVSDEVLMRAVKGITELITMPGLVNLDFADVRTVMERGGVAMIGMGESDSEDKAADSVKKALRSPLLDVDISGASAALVNVVGGPDMTMYEAEAVIQEVYDRIDPDARIIWGAQVDPDMQGKMRTLLVVTGVRSPQIYGRNEKSTPRMMKEFEIDFLK; encoded by the coding sequence ATGAAGTCCATCGTAGAAGAAGCACTTTCACGGGCACGAGAGGAGCAACGTTTTGTTGAACCCACTGAGGTTGATAAGGAACTTGAAGATGTCCTTATGGAACTCCGGACCGAGATCGCAGTCGTCGGATGCGGAGGCGGAGGGTCGAATACGGTCACCCGAATGGCGGAGGAAGGCATCAATGGGGCGCGGCTGATCGCTCTCAACACCGATGCTCAGCACCTTATCCGAACCCGCGCGGATACCCGGATCCTTATCGGGAGGCAGAGAACTCGCGGTCTTGGTGCGGGTTCGATTCCCCAGGTCGGTGAGGAGGCGGCTCTTGAGAACGAAGACGATATCAAACGCGCTGTTGAGGGGTGCGATATGGTCTTCATCACCACGGGACTCGGGGGCGGCACCGGCACAGGCTCCGCACCCGTCGTCGCGAAAGCCGCCCGGGAGGAGGGTGCCCTGACCATCGCCGTCGTCACCCTGCCGTTCACGGCCGAGGGTGCCATACGCGCCCAGAATGCCGAGGCAGGCCTTGAGCGGCTTCGGGAAGTGGCGGATACCGTCATCGTCGTCCCGAATGACCGCCTGCTTGAGGTCGTTCCCCGCCTCCCGCTCCACGCTGCCTTCAAGGTCTCGGACGAAGTGCTGATGCGGGCCGTCAAGGGCATCACCGAGCTCATCACGATGCCCGGGCTTGTCAACCTGGACTTCGCCGATGTCCGGACCGTCATGGAGCGCGGCGGCGTTGCGATGATCGGGATGGGCGAGAGTGACAGCGAGGATAAAGCCGCCGACTCGGTCAAGAAGGCGTTGCGTTCCCCACTGCTTGATGTGGATATCTCCGGGGCGAGCGCAGCACTCGTCAATGTTGTCGGTGGGCCGGATATGACGATGTATGAAGCGGAGGCCGTCATCCAGGAGGTCTACGACCGTATAGATCCCGATGCCCGCATCATCTGGGGTGCCCAGGTCGATCCTGATATGCAGGGCAAGATGCGGACACTGCTTGTCGTCACTGGAGTTCGGTCACCACAAATATATGGGAGGAATGAAAAGAGTACGCCACGAATGATGAAGGAGTTTGAGATCGACTTTCTGAAGTGA
- a CDS encoding tRNA(His) guanylyltransferase Thg1 family protein — MDIVNREIFSNLTIFPPIFVRLDGRAFHRLTRTLDLKKPFDQAFHASMCSVCRHLLTGSGLAPVFAYTFSDEISLYFKTLPFSGRVEKIDSVTAAIAASALTIELGCTEPLAFDARIIPAAGEFAIEYLISRQNEAWRNHINAYCQNALIEEGMTPREAAAALRGMQSDAMHEMMFARGVNLAATPAWQRRGTLLYRDECIKEGYNPLTGETVQAARTCIREPDETPLFLTEEGRALIRSLTGA; from the coding sequence ATGGATATAGTAAACCGTGAGATCTTCTCGAATCTCACCATCTTCCCCCCAATTTTTGTCAGACTCGACGGCCGGGCCTTCCACCGCCTGACCCGTACGCTCGATCTTAAAAAACCGTTCGATCAGGCATTCCACGCAAGCATGTGCTCGGTCTGCCGCCACCTCCTCACCGGGAGCGGTCTAGCGCCGGTCTTCGCCTACACCTTCTCCGACGAGATCAGCCTCTACTTTAAGACCCTTCCTTTCTCCGGGAGAGTGGAAAAGATTGACTCGGTGACGGCCGCGATTGCGGCAAGTGCGCTCACGATCGAGCTCGGGTGTACTGAGCCGCTTGCGTTCGACGCCCGGATCATCCCTGCAGCCGGAGAGTTTGCGATCGAGTACCTCATATCGAGGCAGAACGAGGCGTGGCGAAACCATATCAACGCTTACTGCCAGAATGCCCTGATCGAGGAGGGAATGACCCCCCGGGAAGCCGCCGCGGCCCTCCGGGGCATGCAGTCGGACGCCATGCATGAGATGATGTTTGCGCGGGGCGTCAACCTGGCGGCAACCCCTGCCTGGCAGCGGCGGGGGACGCTCCTCTATCGGGATGAGTGCATAAAAGAAGGGTATAACCCCCTGACGGGGGAGACCGTGCAGGCTGCGCGGACCTGCATCCGGGAACCGGACGAGACGCCGCTCTTTTTGACGGAGGAGGGAAGGGCCCTGATCCGGTCACTCACCGGCGCGTGA
- a CDS encoding molybdopterin molybdotransferase MoeA produces MSLFLEVVPVSEAVETVRRIAPSPGCEEIPLEDALYRVLARDVLADIDIPGFDRSTVDGYAVIAADTTGASEAIPAMLQCRGRVLMGKANADRISPGTCWYVPTGGALPEGADAVVMIEHAEQIGDDILVHRPVAPGENVVLRGEDFEGGKTVLERGRMLSPREIGVVAAIGADRVCVMKTPKVGIISTGNEVVPITSTPGPGEVRDANSYLAGTFVAERGCHPVYFGIVRDERAALRQVISSALDQCDVVLISGGSSKDERDNTAAVIEELGEVLVHGIALAPGKPTIIGTARGKPVIGLPGHPASAFVVLVAIVEHLLAAMLGVTVARRTVRARLTQNIPSTRGREDYIRVSLRDGEATPVFGKSGLLNTLVRSEGLVRIPASSEGFEVGEEVEVILW; encoded by the coding sequence ATGAGCCTCTTCCTTGAGGTCGTACCCGTCAGCGAGGCCGTAGAGACGGTGCGGAGGATAGCACCCTCACCCGGGTGCGAGGAGATCCCGCTCGAAGACGCTCTCTACCGGGTCCTTGCCCGGGACGTCCTTGCCGATATCGATATACCCGGGTTTGACCGGTCGACGGTCGACGGCTACGCTGTCATTGCGGCCGATACCACCGGGGCTTCCGAGGCCATTCCGGCGATGCTCCAGTGCCGGGGTCGGGTCCTGATGGGGAAGGCCAATGCAGATCGGATCTCCCCGGGGACCTGCTGGTACGTCCCTACAGGAGGGGCTCTTCCCGAGGGGGCGGACGCAGTTGTGATGATCGAGCACGCAGAGCAGATCGGAGACGATATCCTGGTGCATCGCCCGGTGGCACCCGGAGAGAATGTGGTCCTTCGCGGCGAAGACTTTGAGGGAGGAAAAACGGTCCTTGAACGGGGACGCATGCTCTCGCCGCGCGAGATCGGTGTCGTCGCGGCGATCGGCGCCGACAGGGTCTGCGTGATGAAGACGCCGAAGGTCGGGATCATATCAACAGGAAACGAGGTCGTCCCGATCACGAGCACTCCCGGGCCAGGCGAGGTGCGGGATGCAAACTCCTACCTGGCCGGGACCTTTGTCGCGGAGCGAGGCTGCCACCCGGTATACTTCGGGATTGTCCGGGATGAACGGGCAGCCTTGCGGCAGGTGATCTCATCGGCACTCGATCAGTGCGACGTAGTCCTGATATCAGGGGGGTCCTCGAAGGATGAACGGGACAACACCGCGGCGGTCATCGAAGAACTCGGTGAGGTGCTGGTGCACGGGATCGCGCTCGCTCCTGGAAAACCCACGATCATCGGGACTGCCCGGGGAAAACCGGTCATCGGGCTCCCCGGGCACCCGGCTTCGGCCTTCGTCGTGCTCGTCGCTATCGTCGAACACCTGCTCGCAGCGATGCTCGGCGTCACCGTCGCCCGGCGGACTGTCCGCGCACGGCTGACACAGAATATCCCCTCGACACGTGGGCGGGAGGACTATATCCGGGTCAGCCTCAGAGACGGAGAGGCGACGCCGGTCTTCGGCAAATCCGGGCTCCTCAATACCCTGGTGAGGAGCGAGGGGCTCGTGCGCATCCCGGCCTCGAGCGAGGGGTTCGAGGTCGGTGAAGAGGTGGAGGTGATCCTGTGGTGA
- a CDS encoding PRC-barrel domain-containing protein has protein sequence MRTQVTELFGLSVYTDRAIFVGNVDDVVIDVDQKKIDSLAVGELNPEIGEVKGYVGLQIPFRIVKSVGDIVIVRHIPGIFKSPAKEE, from the coding sequence ATGAGAACACAGGTCACAGAGTTGTTCGGACTGAGCGTCTATACCGATAGGGCCATCTTTGTTGGGAATGTCGACGATGTTGTGATCGATGTGGATCAGAAGAAAATTGACTCCCTTGCAGTCGGAGAACTCAACCCCGAGATCGGTGAGGTAAAGGGGTACGTTGGGCTGCAGATCCCCTTCCGGATCGTAAAGAGCGTCGGGGATATCGTCATCGTCCGCCACATCCCCGGGATCTTCAAGTCGCCGGCAAAGGAAGAGTAA